Proteins encoded in a region of the Candidatus Nezhaarchaeota archaeon genome:
- a CDS encoding metal-dependent hydrolase yields MDTLTHIFLPLTLIYILKRDLKAKHFPLALFAIIPDLDVFTGVHRGISHSLLFLASLACIILATEYVVKRQLKHSTLAVGFLFSHIVLDILTGGAPLLYPLINLGVGITIPFIVRFGESISIVDAMPKIVYSVPQPVQGEIDAFSSFGVAMTATFLIVWWRTYRRRS; encoded by the coding sequence ATGGACACCCTAACACACATCTTCCTACCCCTAACGCTTATCTACATCCTAAAGAGAGACCTTAAAGCAAAGCACTTTCCACTAGCTCTATTCGCCATAATCCCAGACCTCGACGTTTTCACTGGAGTGCATAGAGGAATATCCCATTCGCTCCTCTTCCTAGCATCCCTAGCATGCATAATACTGGCTACCGAATACGTGGTTAAACGTCAGTTAAAACACTCTACCTTAGCAGTGGGCTTTCTCTTCTCTCACATAGTCCTCGACATATTAACTGGAGGAGCCCCACTTCTATACCCACTAATTAATCTAGGGGTTGGCATCACCATACCCTTCATAGTGAGGTTTGGAGAGAGCATATCCATAGTGGATGCAATGCCCAAGATTGTTTACAGTGTCCCGCAGCCAGTGCAAGGAGAGATAGATGCATTCTCAAGCTTTGGAGTGGCCATGACAGCTACATTCCTCATAGTATGGTGGAGAACTTATAGAAGGAGAAGCTGA